One region of Primulina tabacum isolate GXHZ01 chromosome 1, ASM2559414v2, whole genome shotgun sequence genomic DNA includes:
- the LOC142552046 gene encoding LOW QUALITY PROTEIN: pentatricopeptide repeat-containing protein At1g11290, chloroplastic-like (The sequence of the model RefSeq protein was modified relative to this genomic sequence to represent the inferred CDS: inserted 1 base in 1 codon), whose product MTLLLLPRSMPSPLSTAPPFLSPRTHIPPHIYTHPAAILLEMCTSMKELHQFLPLIIKNGLYNEHLFQTKLVSLFCKYRSLNDAVKVFEPIESKIDPLYHTLLRGYVQQSSLDAALRFFCRMKYENVMPVVYNFAYLLKACADSFDAGRGKEIHAQLIVNGFSSNLFSMTSLMNLYAKCRLIHEAYKMFERMPERDLVCWNTVLGGFSQNRMPKRALELVILMQEEGHSPDMVTVVSILPTSADIRNSKIGKSIHGYVMRRGLESYVNVATALLDMYAKCGLIGTARRVFDGMDSRTVVSWNSLIDGYAQSGDSEEAINVFQKMLDEGLKPSNVTIMGTLHACGDLGDLRNGRFLHELVDQLGLGSDVSVMNSLISMYCKCRRVDVAYELFHKLEGKTLVSWNAIILGCAQNGRVIEAINLFCKMQQHNMVPDSFTLVSVISAVAELSVLRQANWIYGLAIRMYLDKNVFVMTAIVDMYAKCGAVNKARKLFDMMDERHVTTWNAMIDGYGTHGFGKEAVELFDEMCRNGSINPNDVTFXCIISACSHSGLVKEGQHYYTIMKEVYGIEPSMDHYGAMVDLLGRAGRVEEAWDFVQCMPVEPGINVFGAMLGACKIHKNVDLGERVADKLFSLEPDDGGYHVLLANIYALASMWDKVAKVRTMMEKKGIRKTPGCSTVDLKNEVHTFYSGNTSHPQSKKIYAYLETLIDRIKMAGYIPDTSSIHDVEDDVQEQLLNTHSEKIAIAFGLLNTSPGTTIHIRKNLRVCGDCHNATKYISLVTKREIIVRDMHRFHHFKNGTCSCKDYW is encoded by the exons ATGACCTTGCTCCTACTTCCTCGCTCAATGCCGTCGCCACTCTCCACCGCCCCACCTTTCCTTTCACCAAGAACCCACATTCCTCCGCACATATACACCCACCCCGCAGCCATTCTCCTCGAGATGTGTACTTCCATGAAAGAACTCCATCAATTTCTCCCACTTATAATTAAAAACGGCCTATACAACGAGCATTTGTTCCAAACCAAGCTCGTCAGCTTGTTCTGCAAATACAGGAGCTTAAATGATGCTGTCAAAGTGTTTGAGCCAATTGAATCCAAGATTGACCCTCTATACCATACCCTACTCAGAGGATACGTTCAACAATCGTCTCTAGATGCTGCTTTGAGGTTCTTTTGTCGAATGAAGTATGAGAACGTGATGCCGGTTGTGTATAATTTTGCTTATTTGCTGAAAGCATGCGCTGATAGTTTTGATGCTGGAAGAGGGAAGGAGATTCATGCGCAGTTGATAGTGAATGGGTTTTCCTCTAATTTGTTTTCCATGACCAGTCTGATGAATTTGTACGCTAAATGCCGCTTAATTCATGAGGCGTataagatgtttgaaagaatgCCTGAAAGAGATTTGGTTTGTTGGAATACGGTGCTTGGAGGGTTTTCACAAAACAGAATGCCAAAGAGGGCGTTGGAGTTGgttattttaatgcaagaagAGGGGCATAGCCCTGATATGGTTACTGTGGTTTCTATATTGCCTACCTCTGCTGATATTAGGAATTCAAAGATTGGGAAATCGATTCATGGGTACGTTATGAGACGCGGGTTGGAGTCATATGTAAATGTTGCAACTGCCCTGTTGGACATGTATGCAAAATGTGGGTTGATAGGAACGGCAAGACGGGTTTTTGATGGAATGGATTCAAGAACTGTAGTATCATGGAATTCCTTGATTGATGGATATGCTCAAAGTGGGGATTCAGAAGAAGCAATTAATGTATTTCAAAAGATGTTGGATGAAGGACTGAAGCCAAGCAATGTTACGATTATGGGCACTTTACATGCATGTGGCGATTTGGGTGATCTCCGGAATGGTCGGTTTCTTCATGAGTTAGTCGATCAGTTAGGCCTTGGTTCAGATGTCTCGGTGATGAACTCCTTGATTTCAATGTATTGCAAGTGCAGAAGGGTTGATGTGGCATATGAATTGTTTCATAAACTGGAAGGAAAGACACTCGTATCTTGGAATGCTATAATATTAGGCTGTGCACAAAATGGTCGTGTGATTGAAGCCATCAATCTATTCTGCAAAATGCAACAGCATAATATGGTACCTGATTCATTCACACTGGTGAGCGTCATCAGTGCTGTTGCTGAGTTATCTGTGTTACGCCAAGCGAATTGGATATATGGACTGGCTATACGAATGTATTTGGACAAGAATGTATTTGTTATGACGGCCATTGTTGACATGTATGCAAAATGTGGAGCTGTGAATAAAGCAAGAAAGCTCTTTGACATGATGGATGAGAGGCATGTCACGACATGGAATGCTATGATAGACGGCTATGGAACTCATGGTTTTGGAAAAGAAGCTGTGGAATTATTTGATGAAATGTGCCGAAATGGGAGTATAAATCCGAATGATGTTACAT TGTGCATAATATCGGCTTGCAGCCACTCAGGCCTTGTAAAAGAAGGGCAACACTACTATACCATTATGAAAGAGGTATATGGCATAGAACCATCGATGGATCATTACGGAGCCATGGTTGACTTACTTGGTCGAGCTGGTAGAGTTGAAGAGGCTTGGGATTTTGTACAATGCATGCCTGTTGAACCAGGGATCAACGTCTTTGGTGCCATGCTGGGAGCCTGCAAGATTCACAAAAATGTGGATTTAGGAGAGAGAGTTGCTGACAAACTATTCAGTTTAGAACCAGATGACGGTGGGTATCACGTTTTACTTGCCAATATTTATGCCTTAGCTTCAATGTGGGATAAAGTTGCTAAAGTAAGAACCATGATGGAGAAGAAAGGGATTAGAAAAACACCTGGTTGCAGTACAGTGGACTTGAAAAATGAGGTTCACACTTTCTATTCTGGGAACACGAGTCATCCTCAATCCAAGAAGATATATGCATACCTTGAGACATTGATCGATAGGATCAAAATGGCTGGGTATATCCCTGATACCAGTTCTATTCATGATGTCGAAGATGATGTTCAGGAGCAATTGCTGAATACTCACAGTGAGAAGATAGCCATTGCATTTGGACTTTTGAATACAAGTCCTGGCACGACTATTCATATCAGGAAAAATCTTCGGGTCTGTGGAGATTGCCACAATGCCACAAAATACATATCTCTTGTGACCAAACGAGAGATAATTGTCCGCGATATGCATAGGTTCCACCATTTCAAGAATGGGACATGCTCGTGTAAAGATTATTGGTGA
- the LOC142552106 gene encoding stellacyanin-like → MAKAITFLAALLLVFQAVYGANIVVGGAAGWSSSVNYDNWANGQTFTTSDVLVFNYGPSHSVDEVNQADYQNCNSDNPVSSNSPSPTSIPLTTTGTRYFICPESNHCSRGMKLAVTVTSGISNGTPSPPSGTTPSPPDSGTTPSTPEPPPPSGDATVVLAGWNSLFVGALVVVAALFGVIG, encoded by the exons ATGGCCAAAGCTATCACTTTTCTTGCTGCTCTCCTCCTAGTTTTTCAGGCAGTTTATGGGGCCAACATCGTTGTAGGGGGCGCCGCCGGGTGGAGCTCGAGTGTCAATTATGATAACTGGGCTAACGGCCAGACATTTACCACCTCAGACGTGCTTG TGTTCAACTATGGTCCCTCCCATTCCGTGGACGAAGTAAACCAAGCTGACTACCAGAACTGCAACTCCGACAACCCCGTCTCTTCAAACAGTCCAAGCCCGACTTCCATCCCACTCACCACCACGGGGACGAGGTATTTCATCTGTCCCGAATCCAATCACTGCTCTCGAGGCATGAAATTGGCCGTCACGGTCACCAGCGGAATCAGCAACGGCACCCCATCACCGCCATCCGGCACCACACCATCGCCTCCGGACTCCGGCACCACTCCGTCGACCCCGGAGCCTCCACCGCCCTCTGGTGATGCGACGGTCGTTCTGGCTGGATGGAACAGTTTGTTCGTCGGGGCGTTAGTCGTTGTGGCCGCCTTGTTTGGAGTGATTGGCTAG